The Cylindrospermopsis curvispora GIHE-G1 genome contains a region encoding:
- a CDS encoding response regulator: MAKHILIVDDEQDIRAVVRISLEKFAGWRTSLAATAQEALEKARSQLPDAILLDITMPDTDGFQVWDQLQSDPLTKSIPVILLTAKTSSLDKKRFSNMGVAGVISKPFNPIIIWKQVREILVWDS; encoded by the coding sequence ATGGCTAAACATATTTTGATTGTGGATGATGAGCAAGACATTCGTGCAGTTGTCCGTATTTCTTTAGAAAAATTTGCCGGTTGGCGGACTAGTTTAGCTGCTACCGCGCAGGAGGCCTTAGAAAAGGCTAGATCCCAATTGCCAGATGCTATATTATTGGACATAACAATGCCTGATACGGATGGTTTTCAAGTGTGGGATCAGTTACAGTCTGACCCATTGACTAAATCCATACCAGTAATTTTACTAACTGCTAAAACATCATCTTTGGACAAGAAACGTTTTAGCAATATGGGTGTGGCGGGGGTAATCAGTAAACCCTTTAATCCCATAATCATTTGGAAACAAGTGCGGGAAATTTTGGTGTGGGACAGTTAA
- a CDS encoding PAS domain S-box protein, whose amino-acid sequence MMSTTKRIEDHLRTHLETPQIIVGINRDGIKNSYLNPDNWEALRLYFFNQLKVNKEPTAIYFGGVNGTYMFASLDKMGIISPANSYLGGGLHPSYGGQRRFYILDQQGKYVKIIPEQTKTSSYINLLWFKTAQNQKRQTWTSVDTYLYIPTAKISAVSPVYRHNKFIGVVGCDLILDHIGLYLQKLQFSPSGKLFIIERSGDIIATSTNEKPFIEIVKDKKTGKNKKLIRLSVTKSSNPIISKTAKVLFQRWGNLHKIREATSFEFNGSSNQRYFSHIYPYQDQYGLDWLIVAVLPESDFLDKIHTNLNITLIFSAITLLIFVGLSMVLDHWIIQPIRDLHTAAKKLSEHRFDSLDLDWDLKLKSILNRRDEIGQLGDSFQSMAEDLALSFTRIKTALKESQDKFEKIFHSSPDPILIHQIINQNIQGCVLLDVNASFLNFTGYSEVELIGYSFDNLSLISNPEQGLLLKEQLKNQGYVRNLEFDWLTKSGEVKTSLVSCESIVIDTKNCVISIIKDITDRKKAEENLRQSEERFRTAFENVGSGMALVSLNGYFISVNRALCQMLGYDSRDLLTKNVTELITGEELPKDFDLAHQFLSGQISNYQVEKSCLHKSGKIIWVLLNVSLLFDINRNPLHFIWQIQDISERHEVEQLKNEFVSVVSHEVRTPLTAIKGALEILATGILVDEPQEAEQMLKIAVSNSERLLCLVNNILNLEMLDSGKMRLNLELCDINIMVKQAMETVRLIAQQKSIKISYSALDVPNTEILADEETIIQVLTNLLSNSVKFSHAGTKVEIYATMGDKEIIVAVKDYGKGIPPDKLETIFERFEQVDVSDSRQKGGTGLGLAICKNIVQKHQGRIWVESILGSGSTFYFTLPL is encoded by the coding sequence ATGATGTCCACAACAAAGCGGATTGAGGATCATCTCAGGACACATTTAGAAACACCACAAATAATAGTAGGAATAAATCGTGATGGGATTAAAAACTCCTATCTTAACCCCGATAATTGGGAAGCATTGAGATTATACTTTTTTAATCAACTTAAAGTAAATAAAGAGCCAACTGCCATTTACTTCGGTGGTGTTAATGGTACATATATGTTTGCATCATTAGACAAAATGGGCATAATTTCACCAGCCAATTCTTACTTGGGGGGTGGTTTACACCCATCCTATGGTGGTCAACGACGCTTCTACATTTTAGATCAACAGGGAAAATATGTCAAAATTATCCCTGAACAAACTAAAACTTCGTCATATATAAACCTTTTGTGGTTTAAAACCGCTCAAAATCAAAAACGACAAACATGGACTTCGGTAGATACCTATCTTTATATTCCTACGGCAAAGATTTCTGCTGTTAGTCCTGTTTATCGCCATAATAAATTTATTGGCGTTGTTGGTTGTGATTTAATTTTAGACCATATTGGTTTATACTTGCAAAAATTGCAGTTCTCACCATCAGGAAAGTTGTTCATTATAGAGAGGTCGGGAGATATAATCGCCACTTCCACCAATGAAAAACCTTTTATAGAAATTGTTAAAGATAAAAAAACTGGTAAAAACAAAAAATTAATACGGTTATCTGTCACAAAAAGTAGTAACCCAATAATTTCCAAAACAGCAAAAGTATTATTTCAGCGATGGGGAAACTTGCATAAAATTCGGGAAGCGACTAGTTTTGAGTTTAATGGTAGTAGTAACCAAAGGTATTTTTCTCATATTTACCCCTATCAGGATCAATATGGGTTGGATTGGTTAATTGTAGCTGTTTTGCCAGAATCTGATTTTCTGGATAAGATTCATACTAATTTAAATATAACCTTAATTTTTTCAGCAATTACACTACTCATATTTGTGGGATTGAGTATGGTTTTAGATCATTGGATAATACAACCGATTAGGGATTTGCATACTGCGGCTAAAAAACTAAGTGAACATAGGTTTGATAGTTTAGATTTAGACTGGGATTTAAAGTTAAAATCAATCCTCAACCGGCGTGATGAAATAGGTCAGCTAGGTGACTCTTTTCAATCTATGGCTGAAGATTTGGCACTATCATTTACACGAATTAAAACTGCTTTAAAGGAATCCCAGGATAAGTTTGAGAAGATATTTCATAGCTCTCCTGACCCAATTTTAATTCATCAAATTATAAACCAAAATATACAGGGATGTGTATTGTTAGATGTGAATGCTAGTTTCTTAAATTTCACTGGTTATTCGGAAGTAGAATTGATTGGCTACAGTTTTGATAATTTATCCTTGATATCTAATCCTGAACAGGGATTATTACTCAAGGAGCAACTGAAAAATCAAGGATATGTCCGGAATTTAGAATTTGATTGGCTGACAAAATCTGGGGAAGTAAAAACGTCTTTAGTATCTTGTGAAAGTATTGTAATAGATACCAAGAACTGTGTGATTTCTATCATTAAAGATATTACTGATCGCAAAAAAGCTGAGGAAAATTTAAGACAAAGTGAAGAAAGATTTCGCACTGCTTTTGAAAATGTTGGCAGTGGTATGGCTTTAGTCTCACTAAATGGATATTTCATCAGTGTGAATAGAGCCTTATGTCAAATGTTGGGTTATGATTCTCGAGATTTACTCACTAAAAATGTGACAGAACTTATTACAGGTGAGGAGTTACCAAAAGATTTTGATTTGGCACACCAATTTCTCTCTGGTCAAATAAGTAACTATCAAGTGGAAAAATCCTGTTTACATAAATCAGGAAAAATTATTTGGGTGTTGCTGAATGTTTCATTATTATTTGATATTAACAGAAACCCCCTGCATTTTATTTGGCAAATTCAGGATATTAGTGAACGACACGAAGTTGAGCAATTAAAAAATGAATTTGTCTCTGTAGTTAGCCATGAAGTACGCACGCCTTTAACAGCTATTAAAGGTGCTTTGGAGATTTTGGCAACAGGAATTTTAGTTGATGAACCACAGGAAGCAGAACAGATGCTAAAAATCGCTGTTAGTAATAGTGAAAGACTGTTATGTCTTGTCAATAATATTTTGAATTTAGAAATGTTGGATTCGGGGAAAATGAGACTAAACCTGGAGCTTTGTGATATTAATATCATGGTAAAACAAGCAATGGAAACAGTGCGACTAATAGCGCAACAAAAAAGCATAAAAATATCCTACAGCGCACTCGATGTACCCAACACAGAAATTCTAGCTGACGAGGAAACAATTATTCAAGTCCTGACTAACCTATTGAGCAATAGCGTAAAGTTTTCCCATGCTGGTACTAAAGTAGAGATATATGCCACAATGGGTGATAAAGAGATTATTGTTGCGGTAAAAGATTACGGTAAAGGTATTCCTCCAGATAAGTTAGAGACTATTTTTGAGCGATTTGAACAGGTGGATGTTTCTGATTCTCGTCAAAAGGGTGGTACAGGTTTAGGATTAGCTATTTGTAAAAATATTGTGCAAAAACACCAGGGGAGAATTTGGGTTGAGAGCATATTGGGTAGTGGTAGCACTTTTTATTTCACACTGCCACTATAG
- a CDS encoding PAS domain S-box protein has product MMSTTEGVKDHLNTYLRIPQRIVAINRQGIENSYLDPENWESLRLYFFSQLKIYKTPVTIDFGGINGTYIVVAQDKMGIISPKNSYVSGGTHPSHPGQRRLYIVDEQGKYVKIIPEQSKPYTPINLPWFKTAQDQNKQTWTSVYPYLYIPTASISAVSPVYLNKKFIGVIGCDLILDHIGLYLQKFQFSPSGKLFIIERSGDIIATSTNEKPFVGIFKDNKTGKNIKLIRLSAIKSSNPIISKTAKVLFQRWGDLHKIREATSFEFNDSNNQRYFSYIYPYQDEYGLDWLIVAVLPESDFLDKIHTNFHRTSIFSAITLFIFAGLSIVLAHWIIQPIKDLNTAAKKLSRDRFHSLDLDLDLKLKSILNRRDEVGQLGEYFQAMAGELALSFTRIQNALQESEDKFTKIFRSSPDPIVITDRVQNIFLDVNPSFLHLTGYSEMEVINHPVEGLCLPCDSEKVSLVRQKLENQGYIHNLEFDWVTKSGKVKTSLVSSERILISGRDCVISVCKDITDRKKAEENLRQSEERFRTAFENAGSGMALVSLNGYFIRVNRALCQMLGYDSQDLLTKKLTDIITGEDLPKDFDLAHQFLSGQISYQVEKSCLHKSGKIIWVLLNVSLLCDVDGNPLHFIWQIQDISERHEVEQLKNEFVSVVSHEVRTPLTAIKGALEILAAGILVDEPQEAEQMLKIAVSNSERLLRLVNNILNLEMLDSGKMRLNLKVCDINIMVKQAMETVRPIAQQKSMEISYSALDVLNTEILADEETIIQVLTNLLGNSVKFSHAGTKVEIYATMGDKEIIVAVKDYGKGIPPDKLETIFERFEQVDVSDSRQKGGTGLGLAICKNIVQKHQGKIWVESILGSGSTFYFTLPL; this is encoded by the coding sequence ATGATGTCCACAACAGAAGGGGTTAAAGATCATCTCAATACATATTTACGGATACCACAAAGAATAGTAGCTATAAATCGTCAGGGAATAGAAAACTCCTATCTTGACCCGGAAAACTGGGAATCATTGAGATTATACTTTTTCAGTCAACTTAAAATATATAAGACTCCAGTAACCATTGATTTTGGTGGTATTAATGGTACATATATAGTTGTAGCACAAGACAAAATGGGAATAATTTCACCCAAAAACTCTTACGTGAGCGGTGGTACGCACCCATCCCATCCTGGTCAACGACGGCTTTATATTGTGGATGAACAGGGAAAATATGTCAAAATTATCCCTGAGCAAAGTAAACCCTATACACCTATTAACCTCCCATGGTTCAAAACTGCTCAAGATCAAAATAAACAAACATGGACATCAGTATACCCCTATCTCTATATTCCCACAGCTAGCATTTCCGCTGTTAGTCCTGTTTATCTTAATAAAAAATTTATTGGGGTTATTGGTTGTGATTTAATTTTAGACCATATTGGTTTATACTTGCAAAAATTCCAGTTCTCACCATCAGGAAAGTTGTTTATTATAGAGAGATCAGGAGATATAATCGCTACTTCCACCAATGAAAAACCTTTTGTAGGAATTTTTAAAGATAACAAAACTGGTAAAAACATAAAATTAATACGTTTATCTGCTATAAAAAGTAGTAACCCAATAATCTCTAAAACAGCAAAAGTATTATTTCAGCGTTGGGGAGACCTGCATAAAATTCGGGAAGCGACTAGTTTTGAGTTTAATGATAGTAATAACCAAAGGTATTTTTCTTATATTTACCCCTATCAGGATGAATATGGGTTGGATTGGTTAATTGTAGCTGTTTTGCCAGAATCTGATTTTCTGGATAAGATTCATACTAATTTCCATAGAACCTCTATTTTTTCAGCAATTACACTATTTATATTTGCAGGATTGAGTATAGTTTTAGCCCATTGGATAATACAACCGATTAAAGATTTGAATACTGCTGCTAAAAAACTAAGTAGAGATAGATTTCATAGTTTAGATTTAGACTTGGATTTAAAGTTAAAATCAATCCTAAACCGTCGTGATGAAGTAGGTCAGCTAGGTGAATATTTCCAAGCTATGGCTGGGGAGTTGGCACTATCATTCACACGAATTCAAAATGCTTTACAGGAATCCGAAGATAAGTTCACTAAAATATTTCGCAGCTCCCCTGACCCAATTGTTATTACCGATAGGGTGCAGAATATATTCTTGGATGTCAATCCGAGCTTCTTACATTTAACGGGTTATTCAGAAATGGAAGTAATTAATCATCCTGTTGAAGGTCTATGTCTACCATGTGATTCAGAGAAGGTGTCGTTGGTCAGACAAAAACTAGAAAATCAAGGATACATCCACAATTTAGAATTTGATTGGGTGACAAAATCTGGGAAAGTAAAAACCTCTTTGGTATCTTCCGAAAGGATTTTAATCAGTGGTAGAGATTGCGTGATTTCCGTTTGTAAAGATATTACTGATCGCAAAAAAGCTGAGGAAAATTTAAGACAAAGTGAAGAAAGATTTCGCACTGCTTTTGAAAATGCTGGCAGTGGTATGGCTTTAGTCTCACTAAATGGATATTTCATCAGGGTGAATAGAGCCTTATGTCAAATGTTGGGTTATGATTCTCAAGATTTACTCACTAAAAAGTTGACAGACATTATTACAGGTGAGGATTTACCAAAAGATTTTGATTTGGCACACCAGTTTCTCTCTGGTCAAATAAGTTATCAAGTGGAAAAATCCTGTTTACATAAATCAGGAAAAATTATTTGGGTATTGCTCAATGTTTCATTATTATGTGATGTCGATGGGAACCCCCTGCATTTTATTTGGCAGATTCAGGATATTAGTGAACGACACGAAGTTGAGCAATTAAAAAATGAATTTGTCTCTGTAGTTAGCCATGAAGTACGCACACCTTTAACAGCTATTAAAGGTGCTTTGGAGATTTTGGCAGCAGGAATTTTAGTTGATGAACCGCAGGAAGCAGAACAGATGTTAAAAATCGCTGTTAGTAATAGTGAAAGACTGTTACGTCTTGTCAATAATATTTTGAATTTAGAAATGCTGGATTCAGGGAAAATGAGACTAAACCTGAAGGTTTGTGATATTAATATCATGGTAAAACAAGCAATGGAAACAGTGCGACCAATAGCGCAACAAAAAAGCATGGAAATTTCCTACAGCGCACTCGATGTACTCAATACAGAAATTCTAGCTGACGAGGAAACAATTATTCAAGTCCTGACCAACCTATTGGGCAATAGCGTAAAGTTTTCCCATGCTGGTACTAAAGTAGAGATATACGCCACAATGGGCGATAAAGAGATTATTGTTGCGGTAAAAGATTACGGTAAAGGTATTCCTCCAGATAAGTTAGAGACTATTTTTGAGCGATTTGAACAGGTGGATGTTTCTGATTCTCGTCAAAAGGGTGGTACAGGTTTAGGATTAGCTATTTGTAAAAATATTGTGCAAAAACACCAGGGGAAAATTTGGGTTGAGAGCATATTGGGTAGTGGTAGCACTTTTTATTTCACACTACCACTGTAA
- a CDS encoding PAS domain S-box protein produces the protein MNARYQDTITISKIFGKIPLKILLSIFYLIPIITNVGVVSYVSYRAGEESVNELTNQLMISTTERVKDHLNKYLQIPQRIVAINRQGIENSYLDSENWEALRLYFFSQLKVYKTPAAIYFGGINGTYIVTGKDQMGIISPKYSYLGGGTHPSHIGQRRLYIVDEQGKYVKIIPEQTKPYTPINLPWFKTAQNQNKQTWTSVYPYLYIPTASISAVSPVYRNNKFIGVVGCDLALTHISLHLQKLQFSPSGKLFIIERSGDIIATSTNEKPFTRIIKNNKTARNIQLTRLAATKSSNPIISKTAKVLFQRWGDLHKIREATSFEFNDSNNQRYFSYIYPYKDEYGLDWLIVAVLPESDFLDKIHANFHRTSIFLAITLFIFAGLSIVLAHWIIQPIKDLNTAAKKLSKDRFDSLDLDWDLKLKSILNRRDEIGQLGESFQSMSEDLALSFARIKTALKESQDKFAKIFHSSPDPILIHQIINQNIQEYVLLDVNASFLNFTGYSEVELIGYSFDNLSLVSNPEQGLLLKEQLKNQGYVRNLEFDWLTKSGEVKTSLVSCESIVIDTKNCVISIIKDITDRKKAEENLRQSEERFRTAFENAGSGMALVSLNGYFIRVNRALCQMLGYDSQDLLTKNVTELITGEELPKDFDLAHQFLSGQISNYQVEKSCLHKSGKIIWVLLNVSLLCDVDGNPLHFIWQIQDISERHEVEQLKNEFVSVVSHEVRTPLTAIKGALEILATGILVDEPQEAEQMLKIAVSNSERLLCLVNNILNLEMLDSGKMRLNLKVCDINVMVKQAMETVRPIAQQKSIEISYSALDVPNTEILADEETIIQVLTNLLSNSVKFSHAGTKVEIYATMGDKEIIVAVKDYGKGIPPDKLETIFERFEQVDVSDSRQKGGTGLGLAICKNIVQKHQGKIWVESILGSGSTFYFTLPL, from the coding sequence ATGAATGCAAGATACCAAGATACAATAACAATAAGCAAGATTTTCGGAAAAATTCCTCTAAAAATATTACTGAGTATATTTTACTTAATACCAATTATCACTAATGTGGGAGTGGTTAGCTATGTATCCTATCGTGCTGGGGAAGAATCAGTAAACGAGTTGACTAATCAGTTAATGATATCGACAACAGAACGGGTTAAAGATCATCTCAATAAGTATCTACAAATACCACAAAGAATAGTAGCTATAAATCGTCAGGGAATAGAAAACTCCTATCTTGACTCGGAAAACTGGGAAGCATTGAGATTATACTTTTTCAGTCAACTTAAAGTATATAAAACTCCAGCAGCTATTTATTTCGGTGGGATTAATGGTACATATATAGTTACAGGTAAAGACCAAATGGGAATAATTTCACCCAAATATTCCTACTTGGGTGGTGGTACGCACCCATCCCATATTGGTCAACGACGGCTTTATATTGTGGATGAACAGGGAAAATATGTCAAAATTATCCCTGAACAAACTAAACCCTATACACCCATTAATCTTCCGTGGTTTAAAACTGCTCAAAATCAAAATAAACAAACATGGACATCAGTATACCCCTATCTTTATATTCCCACAGCTAGCATTTCCGCTGTTAGTCCTGTTTATCGTAATAATAAATTTATTGGCGTTGTAGGTTGTGATTTAGCTCTCACTCACATTAGTTTACACTTGCAAAAATTGCAGTTTTCACCATCAGGAAAGCTATTCATTATAGAAAGATCGGGAGATATAATCGCTACTTCTACTAATGAAAAACCTTTTACAAGAATTATTAAGAATAACAAAACAGCCAGAAATATACAATTAACACGGTTAGCTGCTACAAAAAGTAGTAACCCAATAATCTCCAAAACAGCAAAAGTATTATTTCAGCGTTGGGGAGACTTGCATAAAATTCGGGAAGCGACTAGTTTTGAGTTTAATGATAGTAATAACCAAAGATATTTTTCTTATATTTACCCCTATAAGGATGAATATGGGTTGGATTGGTTAATCGTAGCTGTTTTGCCAGAATCTGATTTTCTGGATAAGATTCATGCTAATTTCCATAGAACCTCTATTTTTTTAGCAATTACACTATTTATATTTGCGGGATTGAGTATAGTTTTAGCCCATTGGATAATACAACCGATTAAAGATTTGAATACTGCTGCTAAAAAACTAAGTAAAGATAGGTTTGATAGTTTAGATTTAGACTGGGATTTAAAGTTAAAATCAATCCTCAACCGGCGTGATGAAATAGGTCAGCTAGGTGAGTCTTTTCAATCTATGTCTGAAGATTTGGCACTATCATTTGCACGAATTAAAACTGCTTTAAAGGAATCCCAGGATAAGTTTGCGAAGATATTTCATAGCTCTCCTGACCCAATTTTAATTCATCAAATTATAAACCAAAATATACAGGAATATGTATTGTTAGATGTGAATGCTAGTTTCTTAAATTTCACTGGTTATTCGGAAGTAGAATTGATTGGCTACAGTTTTGATAATTTATCCTTGGTATCTAATCCTGAACAGGGATTATTACTCAAGGAGCAACTGAAAAATCAAGGATATGTCCGGAATTTAGAATTTGATTGGCTGACAAAATCTGGGGAAGTAAAAACGTCTTTAGTATCTTGTGAAAGTATTGTAATAGATACCAAGAACTGTGTGATTTCTATCATTAAAGATATTACTGATCGCAAAAAAGCTGAGGAAAATTTAAGACAAAGTGAAGAAAGATTTCGCACTGCTTTTGAAAATGCTGGCAGTGGTATGGCTTTAGTCTCACTAAATGGATATTTCATCAGGGTGAATAGAGCCTTATGTCAAATGTTGGGTTATGATTCTCAAGATTTACTCACTAAAAATGTGACAGAACTTATTACAGGTGAGGAGTTACCAAAAGATTTTGATTTGGCACACCAATTTCTCTCTGGTCAAATAAGTAACTATCAAGTGGAAAAATCCTGTTTACATAAATCAGGAAAAATTATTTGGGTATTGCTCAATGTTTCATTATTATGTGATGTCGATGGGAACCCCCTGCATTTTATTTGGCAGATTCAGGATATTAGTGAACGACACGAAGTTGAACAATTAAAAAATGAATTTGTCTCTGTAGTTAGCCATGAAGTACGCACGCCTTTAACAGCTATTAAAGGTGCTTTGGAGATTTTGGCAACAGGAATTTTAGTTGATGAACCACAGGAAGCAGAACAGATGCTAAAAATCGCTGTTAGTAATAGTGAAAGACTGTTATGTCTTGTCAATAATATTTTGAATTTAGAAATGTTGGATTCGGGGAAAATGAGACTAAACCTGAAGGTTTGTGACATTAATGTCATGGTAAAACAAGCAATGGAAACAGTGCGACCAATAGCGCAACAAAAAAGCATAGAAATATCCTACAGCGCACTCGATGTACCCAACACAGAAATTCTAGCTGACGAGGAAACAATTATTCAAGTCCTGACTAACCTATTGAGCAATAGCGTAAAGTTTTCCCATGCTGGTACTAAAGTAGAGATATATGCCACAATGGGCGATAAAGAGATTATTGTTGCGGTAAAAGATTACGGTAAAGGTATTCCTCCAGATAAGTTAGAGACTATTTTTGAGCGATTTGAACAGGTGGATGTTTCTGATTCCCGTCAAAAGGGTGGTACAGGTTTAGGATTAGCTATTTGTAAAAATATTGTGCAAAAACACCAGGGAAAAATTTGGGTTGAGAGCATATTGGGTAGTGGTAGCACTTTTTATTTCACACTACCACTGTAA
- a CDS encoding response regulator, with the protein MKILVVDDDTSLCQLVKTSLVSHRYVVDVATDGEMGLEMGYQFNYDLILMDILMPKLDGLNLCHTLRNKGYQGQIIMVTAKTTQEDIIIGLDAGADDYLIKPYCIHELLARIRACSRRIGIQLNFGTLVYDKLSLNPELIEVRYDRANINLSRREFQLLELFLRHPQKIFTRSQIIDKLWSIDDSPTDGAVTNLVKDLRGKLRKAGMQEEVIETVHGLGYRLTSKRQLEREVIETIPTQASSPITDSSIGEGLDLIEQIKAEFEISLPKKIADIRAELVKLETEITNGQQQQYLMRMTHSLSGSLGTFGYPQCSQLAAEMENILVKEYLTNVDIQAIDSLIHALEWEVTQEREKTDHNFSIFSDIPYMLQPQDFLAALNWEWQMLSSDGLPLSLIFCAIDNFDANQWTTKNTSNLRQIALVIRKYLYPPSCFTYYQQGGFGVLLPNVSLDATVRLAHDLHQTVVSTVEISLSLGITGTLPRSSSTVQKLLNTANQALMGAKRSGGNTFCLYPG; encoded by the coding sequence ATGAAAATCCTGGTCGTAGATGATGATACATCCTTATGTCAACTTGTTAAAACCTCACTGGTTTCCCATCGCTATGTGGTGGATGTGGCTACTGATGGTGAAATGGGTCTAGAAATGGGATATCAGTTCAATTATGACCTGATTCTAATGGATATACTTATGCCTAAATTAGATGGGCTAAATTTGTGTCACACACTGCGTAATAAGGGTTATCAAGGTCAAATTATTATGGTAACCGCAAAAACTACACAAGAAGATATTATTATCGGACTAGATGCTGGAGCGGATGACTATTTGATTAAACCATACTGTATCCATGAATTGCTGGCACGAATTAGGGCTTGCTCCAGAAGAATAGGTATTCAATTAAATTTCGGTACATTGGTATATGATAAGCTTTCACTTAATCCTGAATTAATAGAAGTAAGGTATGATAGAGCAAATATTAACCTTAGTCGTAGAGAATTTCAGCTTTTAGAATTATTTTTGCGCCACCCACAAAAAATCTTTACCCGGAGTCAGATCATAGACAAATTATGGTCAATAGATGATTCTCCTACGGATGGTGCAGTGACTAATTTAGTTAAGGATCTGCGAGGGAAACTTAGAAAAGCTGGGATGCAAGAGGAAGTGATTGAAACTGTTCATGGACTGGGCTATCGTCTTACAAGCAAAAGGCAATTAGAACGGGAAGTGATAGAAACTATACCAACCCAAGCAAGTTCACCAATAACAGATTCTAGTATAGGTGAAGGACTAGACTTAATTGAACAAATTAAAGCAGAATTTGAAATATCCTTACCCAAGAAAATTGCGGACATAAGAGCGGAACTTGTTAAATTGGAAACAGAAATAACTAATGGTCAACAACAGCAATATCTGATGAGAATGACCCACAGTTTATCGGGTAGCTTAGGTACTTTCGGCTATCCCCAATGTTCCCAATTAGCGGCCGAAATGGAGAATATTCTGGTGAAGGAATATTTGACTAATGTAGACATTCAGGCAATTGATTCCCTCATCCATGCTTTAGAGTGGGAAGTTACCCAAGAAAGAGAAAAAACAGATCACAATTTCAGCATTTTTTCTGATATTCCCTATATGCTTCAACCCCAGGATTTCCTTGCTGCTCTTAATTGGGAATGGCAAATGCTAAGTTCTGATGGTCTGCCATTAAGTTTGATTTTTTGTGCTATTGATAACTTTGATGCAAATCAATGGACAACAAAAAATACCTCTAACCTCCGTCAAATTGCTCTAGTTATACGCAAATACCTTTACCCGCCTAGTTGCTTTACTTACTATCAACAGGGTGGTTTTGGTGTTCTATTGCCGAATGTGTCTTTGGATGCTACCGTGCGTCTTGCCCATGATCTTCATCAAACTGTGGTTAGCACGGTAGAAATCTCACTTAGCCTTGGTATTACCGGTACATTGCCCAGGTCTAGCTCTACGGTTCAAAAACTATTAAATACTGCTAATCAGGCACTTATGGGGGCTAAAAGATCTGGTGGTAATACCTTTTGTCTTTATCCCGGTTAA
- a CDS encoding foldase protein PrsA, whose product MNPVLQFGNVSGQESYHTLTAPEVLKLLNKYQLIPPLLKEVIIEQAIAQISSTPEEEQLAYEKLNQQYQGQKEQGISQEQLQSMATRQLKLEKFKEVTWAKEIDSYFYQRKPQLDRVIYSLITTADIGIAQEIYFRIQEGEQSFNQLAQEYSQGPEAQTGGLVGPVELQSLHPLLVRILSTSQPQQLSLPTPIGDWIVIVRLEKLLPAQLDNGMRQRLLNERFQSWLQAQVSPQNWQVKESEN is encoded by the coding sequence ATGAATCCAGTTCTGCAATTTGGCAACGTCTCTGGACAGGAAAGTTATCATACACTAACCGCCCCAGAAGTACTAAAATTATTGAATAAGTACCAATTAATACCACCACTGCTTAAAGAGGTGATTATAGAACAGGCGATCGCCCAGATTTCTTCTACACCGGAGGAGGAGCAATTGGCCTATGAAAAGTTAAATCAACAATATCAGGGACAAAAAGAACAGGGAATAAGTCAAGAACAGTTACAAAGTATGGCGACTCGTCAACTAAAACTCGAAAAGTTTAAGGAGGTGACTTGGGCAAAAGAGATAGACTCGTACTTTTACCAACGTAAACCCCAATTAGATAGGGTTATATACTCCCTAATTACCACTGCTGATATTGGTATTGCCCAAGAAATATATTTTCGTATTCAAGAAGGGGAGCAGTCGTTTAACCAACTTGCCCAGGAATACTCTCAAGGACCGGAAGCTCAAACTGGCGGATTAGTAGGTCCAGTGGAATTACAGTCTCTTCATCCACTATTGGTGAGAATTTTATCCACAAGTCAACCCCAGCAGCTATCACTACCAACCCCCATAGGAGACTGGATAGTTATAGTGCGGCTAGAAAAATTATTGCCCGCCCAGTTAGATAATGGGATGCGCCAAAGGTTGCTCAATGAGCGGTTTCAGTCCTGGTTGCAAGCACAAGTTTCACCCCAAAACTGGCAAGTTAAAGAGTCAGAAAATTAA